A stretch of the Ochrobactrum sp. BTU1 genome encodes the following:
- the cysP gene encoding thiosulfate ABC transporter substrate-binding protein CysP, whose protein sequence is MKEIILYAAVALGLGAAPVNAQEPKEILNVSYDIARELYEQVNKAFIADWKAKTGEDLTVNQSHAGSSKQARSILEGLEADVVTFNQVTDVQVLHDKGDLIPADWQKRLPNNSSPYYSFPAFLVREGNPKGIKNWDDLARDDVKVVFPNPKTSGNARYTYLAATAYANEAFKGDQEKVHEFIGKIFKNVPVFDTGGRGATTTFAERGIGDVLVTFEAETRGTAKVLGEDKYDVVVPEVSLLAEFPVTVVDKVVDKRGSRKIAEAYLNYLYAPEGQEILAQNFNRVHDKDVIAKHKDIYPDVRLVTVEDAFGGWEKVQKEHFAEGGVLDKLFTAK, encoded by the coding sequence ATGAAGGAAATTATTCTATATGCGGCTGTTGCTCTCGGTTTGGGCGCAGCTCCGGTCAACGCGCAGGAGCCAAAGGAAATCCTTAACGTTTCCTATGACATCGCACGCGAGCTTTACGAGCAGGTCAACAAGGCATTCATCGCCGATTGGAAAGCCAAGACTGGAGAAGACCTCACTGTCAATCAGTCCCATGCCGGTTCATCCAAGCAGGCTCGTTCCATTCTCGAAGGTCTGGAAGCTGATGTTGTAACCTTTAACCAGGTGACGGATGTTCAGGTGTTGCACGATAAGGGCGACCTTATTCCTGCTGATTGGCAGAAGCGCCTGCCAAACAATTCTTCGCCTTATTACTCATTCCCGGCTTTCCTTGTGCGGGAAGGCAATCCAAAGGGCATCAAGAACTGGGATGATCTCGCTCGTGACGACGTGAAAGTTGTTTTCCCGAACCCTAAGACCTCCGGCAATGCGCGCTATACCTATCTGGCAGCGACGGCTTATGCCAACGAAGCTTTCAAGGGCGATCAGGAAAAGGTCCACGAGTTTATCGGTAAGATTTTCAAGAACGTACCAGTGTTCGATACAGGCGGTCGTGGTGCAACGACGACCTTTGCTGAACGCGGTATCGGCGACGTTCTGGTGACGTTTGAAGCGGAAACGCGCGGTACAGCCAAGGTGCTCGGCGAAGACAAGTATGATGTGGTTGTTCCGGAAGTCAGCCTTCTGGCTGAATTCCCAGTCACTGTCGTTGATAAGGTTGTCGACAAGCGCGGCTCGCGCAAGATTGCCGAAGCTTATCTAAACTATCTCTACGCGCCTGAAGGTCAGGAAATCCTCGCACAGAATTTCAATCGCGTGCACGATAAGGACGTGATTGCAAAGCATAAGGATATCTATCCAGATGTGCGCCTTGTAACAGTCGAAGATGCTTTTGGCGGCTGGGAAAAGGTTCAGAAAGAGCATTTTGCCGAAGGCGGCGTACTTGATAAGCTCTTTACTGCTAAGTAA
- a CDS encoding TerC family protein, with product MDWSMDWIADPNAWVGLVTLVVLEIVLGIDNLVFIAILADKLPPHQRNRARIIGLSLALIMRLALLASISWIVTLREPLIAVMGLSFSGRDLIMLVGGLFLLAKGTMELHERLEGAHGPKNTRVAHAIFWQVIVQIVVLDAVFSLDSVITAVGMVQHLPVMMIAVIIAIAVMMLASRPLMDFVNKHPTVVILCLGFLMMIGFSLVVEGFGFHIPKGYLYAAIGFSVLIEAANQMARKNREKLVTTNDLRERTAGAVLRLLGGHRGDNPLSDTVDVIAQQTAASDVFLPEEKEMIRGVLDLADRPVRSIMSPRNEIEWLDLDEDEAELHEAIRKLSHSRVIVARRQVDEFVGVASVKDLLLDMTDKKQINWDEVVKQPLVVHENANVLRVMEQLRVSPVQLAVVVDEHGSFEGVVTPTDVLEAIAGEFPDEDEEAAVAESDGQGGYLVDGFTDIRRLSSILQRDLVDDSDRYTTLAGYALWHLGHLPVGGESFVEDGYQFTIEAMSGRHVEKVRIRPVDDYEV from the coding sequence ATGGATTGGTCCATGGACTGGATTGCCGACCCCAATGCCTGGGTAGGACTCGTGACATTGGTGGTGCTAGAAATTGTTCTCGGCATCGACAATCTCGTCTTTATCGCCATTCTGGCCGATAAACTTCCGCCTCATCAGCGTAATCGTGCGCGTATAATCGGTCTTTCATTGGCCTTGATAATGCGTCTCGCATTGCTGGCTTCGATCTCGTGGATCGTGACGCTGCGTGAACCTTTGATTGCCGTGATGGGACTTTCCTTCTCCGGTCGCGATCTCATAATGCTGGTTGGTGGTCTGTTCCTTCTCGCTAAGGGTACGATGGAGTTGCATGAGCGCCTTGAAGGTGCGCATGGACCTAAGAACACGCGCGTTGCCCATGCGATCTTCTGGCAGGTTATCGTTCAGATCGTCGTGCTTGATGCGGTCTTCTCGCTCGATAGCGTGATCACGGCTGTTGGTATGGTGCAGCATCTGCCGGTTATGATGATCGCGGTCATTATTGCGATTGCAGTCATGATGCTGGCTTCGCGCCCGCTGATGGACTTCGTCAACAAGCATCCAACAGTGGTTATCCTCTGTCTTGGCTTCCTGATGATGATCGGCTTCAGCCTTGTCGTTGAAGGCTTCGGCTTCCATATTCCGAAGGGCTATCTCTATGCCGCTATCGGCTTCTCGGTATTGATCGAGGCGGCCAATCAGATGGCGCGTAAGAATCGCGAAAAGCTCGTGACCACAAACGATCTTCGTGAACGCACAGCGGGCGCTGTTCTGCGCCTGCTCGGTGGCCATCGCGGCGATAACCCACTTTCGGACACAGTTGACGTGATTGCGCAGCAGACGGCTGCCAGTGACGTCTTCCTGCCGGAAGAAAAAGAAATGATCCGAGGCGTACTGGATCTTGCCGATCGCCCGGTTCGTTCCATCATGTCGCCGCGTAATGAGATCGAATGGCTTGATCTGGATGAGGATGAAGCTGAGCTTCATGAAGCGATTCGTAAGCTTTCGCATTCCCGCGTAATTGTTGCCCGTCGTCAGGTCGATGAGTTTGTCGGTGTTGCTTCGGTCAAGGATCTGCTGCTTGATATGACCGACAAGAAGCAGATCAACTGGGATGAAGTGGTCAAGCAGCCGCTGGTGGTTCATGAAAATGCGAATGTGCTTCGCGTCATGGAACAGCTTCGCGTTTCGCCGGTGCAGCTTGCTGTGGTGGTGGATGAGCATGGCTCGTTTGAAGGCGTAGTCACACCGACCGACGTGCTTGAAGCCATTGCCGGTGAGTTCCCGGATGAAGACGAAGAGGCTGCTGTTGCAGAATCAGACGGACAGGGTGGCTATCTGGTTGATGGTTTCACTGATATTCGCCGTCTCAGCAGCATCCTGCAGCGCGATCTGGTGGATGATAGTGATCGTTACACAACGCTTGCTGGCTATGCGCTTTGGCACCTCGGCCATCTGCCGGTGGGCGGTGAAAGCTTTGTCGAGGATGGATACCAATTCACCATCGAAGCGATGAGTGGTCGTCATGTTGAAAAGGTCCGGATCAGGCCTGTCGACGACTACGAAGTCTAA
- a CDS encoding DedA family protein: MESIISDLGQFISDHRVWAGPIVGIIAFGESLAIIGMFIPATPIMLAIGGLVGAGIVEPWPIIIGAIIGAVIGDIVSYLLGWWLGRSIIHKWPLNKHRTGIARARLLFRRYGFSAVFLGRFFGPVRCTVPMVAGMMSMDQKRFQTANVLSAVVWAPLMFLPGWLAGRGIGVFAKMDGDHMFWSVIGITALTIVVTVIGMRYFKGRPRRERKRGVHVSPAE; the protein is encoded by the coding sequence ATGGAAAGCATAATTAGCGATCTCGGACAGTTCATTTCCGATCATCGGGTATGGGCGGGTCCTATCGTAGGCATTATAGCCTTCGGCGAGTCTCTCGCTATTATCGGAATGTTCATTCCTGCCACACCTATCATGCTCGCTATTGGCGGTCTGGTGGGCGCCGGAATCGTGGAGCCTTGGCCAATCATCATCGGCGCCATCATCGGCGCGGTCATCGGCGATATCGTTTCTTATTTGCTTGGCTGGTGGCTTGGTCGCAGCATTATTCACAAGTGGCCGCTCAATAAGCACCGCACCGGCATTGCGCGGGCACGATTGCTATTTCGCCGCTATGGCTTCTCGGCTGTTTTCCTTGGTCGCTTCTTTGGGCCGGTCCGTTGTACCGTTCCGATGGTTGCAGGCATGATGTCGATGGATCAAAAGCGCTTCCAGACCGCAAACGTGCTTTCTGCGGTGGTCTGGGCGCCGCTCATGTTCCTACCAGGCTGGCTGGCTGGTCGCGGCATAGGTGTATTTGCGAAGATGGATGGCGATCACATGTTCTGGTCCGTGATAGGCATTACGGCCTTGACGATCGTGGTAACGGTGATCGGTATGCGTTATTTCAAAGGTCGCCCACGTCGTGAGCGCAAGCGCGGCGTGCATGTTTCTCCGGCTGAATAG
- a CDS encoding DMT family transporter, with translation MTPKSLGYTFTLLAVAIFAAQDGISKYLGSHYSPIFITMVRYWAFAVFVILLAMRAGGIVRAASTKRPFLQIFRGVLLATEIVIFVFGLSRVGMAMAQSIFQVGPLLVTMLSVPFLGEKVGWRRWTAIVVGLFGVLLIINPTHVKFDLNLLFPMAATTMFAIYAIATRAVSKSDNSMTSFFYTGIGGAVVLTAVGLFHMEPIAQHDWPWMAALCACGIASHYCLIRAYDILEAGEVQPLSYLQLVIGAFIAVLVFNEHLTWNVVTGASIVVAAGLFSMFRERKLASKAP, from the coding sequence ATGACCCCCAAGAGCCTTGGTTACACATTCACACTTCTAGCCGTTGCCATTTTTGCGGCACAAGATGGCATCTCGAAGTATCTCGGATCACATTACTCGCCCATCTTCATAACGATGGTGCGTTATTGGGCGTTTGCCGTTTTCGTGATTCTACTTGCGATGCGCGCCGGGGGAATTGTACGCGCTGCTTCGACTAAGCGTCCATTTTTGCAGATCTTCCGCGGCGTCTTGCTGGCAACGGAAATCGTTATCTTCGTATTCGGCCTTAGCCGGGTCGGCATGGCCATGGCGCAGTCAATCTTTCAGGTAGGCCCATTACTCGTCACGATGCTCTCAGTGCCCTTCCTTGGCGAAAAAGTAGGCTGGCGTCGCTGGACCGCGATTGTGGTTGGTTTGTTCGGTGTTCTTCTCATCATCAATCCAACTCATGTGAAATTCGACCTGAACTTGCTGTTCCCCATGGCTGCAACAACCATGTTTGCAATTTATGCGATTGCGACACGCGCAGTCAGCAAATCTGATAACTCCATGACCAGCTTCTTCTATACGGGCATTGGCGGCGCTGTTGTACTAACCGCAGTCGGTCTTTTTCATATGGAACCAATTGCGCAGCATGACTGGCCCTGGATGGCGGCGCTTTGCGCCTGTGGCATTGCAAGCCATTATTGCCTCATCCGCGCCTACGACATTCTTGAAGCCGGTGAGGTGCAACCATTATCCTATCTCCAGCTCGTGATTGGAGCGTTCATTGCAGTTCTTGTTTTCAACGAACATCTGACCTGGAATGTAGTGACCGGTGCAAGCATTGTCGTCGCGGCTGGCCTCTTCTCGATGTTTCGGGAGCGAAAGCTCGCAAGCAAGGCACCATAA
- a CDS encoding calcium-binding protein, with product MKSKTLYIAVIASALLSTAAFAQEKASENTDKSATDTSITQNDGSKGKRGPIDLEKFSRMDELKAADTNGDGVLSRDEIEALALKRMVSRAADRMERRLDVKGDGKITLEAIEKQRQKEFAALDRNEDGKLDRHELRAGKKFHHHGPKGPHHGGRGKMEHHQPKPQQ from the coding sequence ATGAAATCGAAGACCTTGTATATTGCAGTTATCGCTTCTGCATTGCTTTCCACCGCCGCATTCGCACAGGAAAAGGCCAGCGAAAATACAGACAAGTCAGCGACGGATACTTCCATTACACAGAATGATGGATCTAAAGGCAAGCGCGGACCAATCGATCTCGAGAAATTCTCCCGCATGGACGAATTGAAAGCCGCCGACACAAATGGCGACGGCGTCCTCTCTCGCGATGAAATTGAAGCACTTGCACTCAAGCGCATGGTCAGCCGCGCAGCAGACCGCATGGAACGTCGCCTTGATGTAAAGGGCGATGGCAAAATCACTCTGGAAGCGATTGAAAAGCAGCGACAGAAGGAATTTGCAGCGCTTGATCGCAACGAAGATGGCAAGCTAGACCGCCACGAGCTACGTGCAGGCAAGAAGTTCCACCACCATGGCCCAAAGGGTCCGCATCACGGTGGCAGAGGCAAAATGGAACACCACCAGCCAAAGCCACAACAGTAA
- a CDS encoding RbsD/FucU family protein, translated as MLKNLNPLLTGSLLEVLADMGHGDDLVIVDANYPAHASGVQVLDFPGISATDIADAVLSLLPLDDFVDKPAAVMECPSETPAIFGEFEAIIEKAEGRKIAVDPIDRFAFYDRASSAYAVIRSGEKRLYGNIIFKKGVIRS; from the coding sequence ATGCTTAAAAATCTAAACCCACTGCTGACCGGTTCGCTTCTTGAAGTGCTTGCGGATATGGGCCATGGCGACGATCTTGTTATCGTTGATGCCAATTATCCAGCACATGCTTCCGGTGTGCAGGTTCTGGACTTTCCGGGGATCAGTGCGACAGATATTGCAGACGCTGTGCTTTCTCTGCTGCCGCTCGACGACTTTGTTGATAAGCCAGCGGCTGTGATGGAGTGCCCTAGCGAGACGCCTGCGATTTTTGGTGAGTTTGAAGCTATCATTGAGAAGGCAGAAGGCCGCAAGATAGCTGTTGATCCGATTGATCGCTTTGCGTTCTACGATCGGGCGAGTTCTGCCTATGCAGTCATCCGCTCTGGCGAAAAGCGTCTCTATGGCAATATCATTTTCAAGAAGGGCGTTATTCGCTCATAA